A genomic segment from Equus przewalskii isolate Varuska chromosome X, EquPr2, whole genome shotgun sequence encodes:
- the LOC103566272 gene encoding protein BEX1, producing the protein MASKEEQAVKNLNMENANQENEKKDEKEHDASKGEPLALPLEAGECCVPRGNRRRFRVRQPILQYRWDMTQRLGEPQARMREENMERIGEEVRQLREKLREKQLSHSLRAVSIDPPHHDHHDEFCLMP; encoded by the coding sequence TGGAAAATGCCaaccaggaaaatgaaaaaaaggatgaaaaggaacACGATGCTAGTAAAGGAGAGCCCTTGGCCCTCCCTTTGGAAGCTGGTGAATGCTGTGTGCCTAGAGGAAATCGTAGACGGTTCCGTGTTAGGCAGCCCATCCTGCAATATAGATGGGACATGACCCAGAGGCTTGGAGAGCCACAGGCAAGGATGAGAGAAGAGAATATGGAAAGAATTGGGGAGGAGGTGAGACAGCTGAGGGAAAAGCTGAGGGAAAAGCAGTTGAGTCATAGTTTGCGGGCAGTTAGCATTGACCCCCCTCACCATGACCATCATGATGAGTTTTGCCTTATGCCTTGA